A portion of the Chloroflexia bacterium SDU3-3 genome contains these proteins:
- a CDS encoding rhamnulose-1-phosphate aldolase, which translates to MALSEPFPTLPELLASMGEAGQRMNDIEACEGAAGNISICVGWPLELGAIFPNAEPVELPLAVPALAGMVVLVSGSGQRLRDIQRDPAACVGAVAIDAEGRRGTLHSAPQRAFARVTSEFNSHLAVHHDQLARGGGNFHALIHAQPPYLTYLSQIAAYRDEDFCNRRLLRWEPETIINLPEGIGVLPFLLPGSPDMMEANVASLRAHQLTLWSKHGLMARSDAGVLRAADRIDYIETAARYEYMDMVAGGRGEGLSDEELRAVVRAFDVPTTLY; encoded by the coding sequence ATGGCACTCAGCGAACCATTCCCCACCCTGCCCGAGCTGCTCGCCTCCATGGGCGAGGCGGGCCAGCGCATGAACGACATCGAGGCCTGCGAGGGCGCGGCGGGCAACATCTCGATCTGCGTCGGCTGGCCGCTTGAGCTGGGCGCGATCTTCCCCAACGCCGAGCCGGTGGAGCTGCCGCTGGCCGTGCCCGCGCTGGCCGGCATGGTGGTGCTGGTCAGCGGCTCGGGCCAGCGCCTGCGCGACATCCAGCGCGACCCCGCCGCATGTGTGGGCGCGGTGGCCATCGACGCCGAGGGCAGGCGCGGCACCCTGCACAGCGCGCCGCAGCGGGCCTTCGCCCGCGTCACCAGCGAGTTCAACTCGCACCTGGCCGTGCACCACGACCAGCTCGCGCGCGGCGGCGGCAACTTCCACGCGCTCATCCACGCCCAACCGCCCTACCTCACCTACCTGAGCCAGATCGCCGCCTACCGCGACGAGGATTTCTGCAACCGGCGGCTGCTGCGCTGGGAGCCAGAGACGATCATCAACCTGCCCGAGGGTATCGGCGTGCTGCCCTTCCTACTGCCCGGCTCGCCCGACATGATGGAGGCCAACGTGGCCAGCCTGCGCGCCCACCAGCTGACGCTGTGGAGCAAGCACGGCCTGATGGCGCGCTCCGACGCCGGGGTGCTGCGCGCCGCCGACCGGATCGACTACATCGAGACGGCGGCCCGCTACGAGTATATGGACATGGTGGCCGGTGGCCGGGGCGAGGGCCTGAGCGACGAGGAGCTGCGGGCGGTCGTCCGCGCCTTCGATGTGCCGACCACGCTGTACTAG
- a CDS encoding rhamnulokinase gives MHTFLAIDIGASSGRLILGRLGDGRLEAQEIHRFANTPVQLPTGLHWDILRLWHEVTAGLAKLPALLDAPLDGIGIDTWAVDYALLDEAGRLLGNPHHYRDQRTAGMPDAVARSLPPERVYARTGIQQMPINTLYQLASMRAHGDRTLDHAAHLLLIPDLFHYWMTGQLVAEYTNASTTQLLDARARCWAGDLLDALGVPARILPDVVAPGTALGQLRPELAAACGLRHAAPVYATATHDTASAVAAVPGLDAHSAYISSGTWSLVGVELDAPILSEQAQHLNFTNEGGVAGSIRLLKNVGGLWLLQECQRQWQREGRTYGWDELGALAEAAPPLRSLVDPDAPDFLSPGDMPAAIRAYCRRSGQPEPADAGAVVRCCMESLALAYRRVIEQIEALTGRQIRTIRMVGGGTKDATLCQLTADACGREVVAGPVEATALGNMLVQAVASGALPSIQAGRAAVARSAPQRTYAPRPGTNWGAAQAALYREGTH, from the coding sequence ATGCACACCTTTCTGGCGATCGACATCGGGGCATCGAGCGGGCGGCTCATCCTGGGCCGCCTGGGCGACGGGCGGCTGGAGGCGCAGGAGATCCACCGCTTCGCCAACACGCCGGTGCAGCTGCCTACCGGGCTGCACTGGGACATCCTGCGGCTCTGGCACGAGGTGACGGCGGGCCTGGCCAAGCTGCCCGCGCTGCTGGATGCCCCGCTGGATGGCATCGGCATCGACACATGGGCGGTGGACTACGCGCTGCTGGATGAGGCCGGGCGGCTGCTGGGCAACCCCCACCACTACCGCGACCAGCGCACGGCAGGCATGCCCGACGCGGTGGCGCGCAGCCTGCCGCCCGAGCGGGTCTACGCCCGCACCGGCATCCAGCAGATGCCGATCAACACGCTCTACCAGCTGGCCAGCATGCGCGCCCACGGCGACCGCACGCTCGACCACGCCGCGCACCTGCTGCTCATCCCCGACCTATTCCACTACTGGATGACCGGCCAGCTGGTGGCCGAGTACACCAACGCATCCACCACCCAGCTGCTGGATGCGCGCGCGCGGTGCTGGGCGGGCGACCTGCTCGACGCGCTGGGCGTGCCCGCCCGTATCCTGCCGGATGTGGTGGCCCCCGGCACCGCGCTGGGCCAGCTGCGCCCCGAGCTGGCGGCGGCGTGCGGCCTGCGCCACGCCGCCCCAGTCTACGCCACCGCCACCCACGACACCGCCAGCGCGGTGGCCGCCGTGCCCGGCCTGGATGCGCACAGCGCCTACATCAGCAGCGGCACATGGAGCCTGGTGGGCGTCGAGCTGGATGCGCCCATCCTCAGCGAGCAGGCCCAGCACCTCAACTTCACCAACGAGGGCGGCGTGGCGGGCAGCATCCGCCTGCTCAAGAACGTGGGCGGCCTGTGGCTGCTGCAGGAGTGCCAGCGCCAGTGGCAGCGCGAGGGCCGCACCTACGGCTGGGATGAGCTGGGCGCGCTGGCCGAGGCCGCGCCGCCGCTGCGCAGCCTGGTCGACCCCGACGCGCCCGACTTCCTCAGCCCCGGCGACATGCCCGCCGCCATCCGGGCCTACTGCCGCCGCAGCGGCCAGCCCGAGCCAGCCGACGCGGGCGCGGTGGTGCGCTGCTGCATGGAGAGCCTGGCCCTGGCCTACCGCCGTGTGATCGAGCAGATCGAGGCGCTCACGGGGCGGCAGATCCGCACCATCCGCATGGTGGGCGGCGGCACCAAGGACGCCACGCTCTGCCAGCTCACCGCCGACGCCTGCGGGCGCGAGGTGGTGGCAGGCCCCGTCGAGGCCACCGCGCTGGGCAACATGCTGGTGCAGGCCGTGGCCAGCGGCGCGCTGCCAAGCATCCAGGCGGGCCGCGCCGCGGTGGCCCGCTCGGCACCGCAGCGCACCTACGCGCCCCGCCCCGGCACCAACTGGGGCGCGGCACAGGCGGCGCTCTACCGCGAGGGGACGCATTAA